One region of Cytobacillus sp. IB215665 genomic DNA includes:
- the ric gene encoding iron-sulfur cluster repair di-iron protein, whose translation MPNKFDENMIVGEVVAEFPKASDIFKSYRIDFCCNGNRPIKESALERNVSTKKIIAELNKLYEEKENDSSSQHNWNSASITELINRIIDKHHRYLEEELPQLSPYVTKVMRVHGQTHPELIQVHKLFNTLKADLEEHLISEETELFPSFLSFERDPSNSNRDKIVNILEATKNEHDNAGDILKELRTVTNNFTPPLGACRTYQLVFNRLEELESDLFEHIHLENNILFNKIS comes from the coding sequence ATGCCAAATAAATTCGATGAAAACATGATTGTAGGGGAAGTTGTAGCAGAATTTCCTAAAGCTAGTGATATATTTAAATCTTATAGGATTGATTTTTGTTGTAATGGGAATCGACCGATAAAAGAATCAGCTCTTGAAAGAAATGTTTCTACAAAAAAAATAATTGCAGAGCTAAACAAATTGTATGAAGAGAAAGAAAACGATTCAAGTTCTCAACACAACTGGAATTCGGCATCTATTACCGAACTTATCAATCGCATAATAGATAAACATCATCGTTATTTAGAAGAGGAGCTTCCACAATTAAGCCCGTATGTAACTAAGGTGATGAGGGTACATGGACAAACCCATCCAGAACTTATACAAGTTCATAAGCTATTCAACACGTTAAAAGCAGATTTAGAAGAGCACCTTATCAGTGAAGAAACTGAGTTATTTCCATCATTCTTATCGTTCGAGCGCGACCCTTCTAATAGTAATCGAGACAAAATCGTCAATATTCTCGAAGCTACGAAAAATGAACATGATAATGCAGGTGATATCTTAAAAGAACTACGTACCGTAACGAATAATTTCACTCCACCATTAGGTGCATGTAGAACGTATCAATTAGTATTTAATCGATTAGAAGAGCTAGAATCTGATTTATTTGAGCATATCCATCTAGAAAATAATATTTTATTCAATAAGATTTCATAA
- a CDS encoding FeoA family protein, translating to MNMASLKKGSTAKIIDLSLASDLVKQRLLDMGVVEGENICLRCVMPFGGPVLIECCGQCISIRRNEAAKIGVDDIVLTNCTIRES from the coding sequence ATGAACATGGCTAGCTTGAAAAAAGGTTCTACAGCAAAAATTATTGATTTGTCATTAGCAAGTGATCTTGTGAAGCAACGGTTATTAGACATGGGCGTCGTAGAAGGTGAAAATATTTGCTTAAGGTGTGTCATGCCATTTGGAGGTCCAGTATTGATTGAGTGCTGCGGACAATGTATAAGCATTAGACGTAATGAGGCAGCGAAGATTGGAGTGGATGATATTGTCCTCACAAATTGCACTATTCGGGAATCCTAA
- the moaA gene encoding GTP 3',8-cyclase MoaA, producing the protein MVNQAISIQDQHHRPLRDIRISVTDRCNFRCSYCMPADIFGPDFPFLQRKELLTFEEISRLVKCFAEVGVKKVRLTGGEPLLRKDLHILIKQLSLIAGIEDIALTTNGIYLPKYAKELKQAGLQRVNISLDAIEDEIFKKMNGRSVGVSPVLKGIAAAKKEGLIVKVNMVVKKGLNDSQIIPMAKYFKKEEIPIRYIEFMDVGSTNGWNYDQVVTKKQIFHQLEEHFELEPVEQRYFGEVATCYRHKGSNTEVGFITSVSESFCSSCTRARISADGKMYNCLFASKGHDFKKILRANASSETIIEEIKKVWGARHDRYSDERTEHSAKMREKIEMSYIGG; encoded by the coding sequence ATGGTCAATCAGGCAATATCAATTCAAGACCAACATCATCGCCCTTTGCGGGATATAAGAATATCAGTTACTGACAGATGTAATTTTCGTTGTTCATATTGTATGCCAGCAGACATATTCGGCCCTGATTTTCCATTTTTACAAAGGAAAGAACTATTGACGTTTGAAGAAATTTCTAGACTCGTCAAATGCTTTGCTGAGGTTGGTGTGAAGAAGGTAAGGTTAACTGGGGGAGAACCGTTACTTAGAAAGGATCTTCATATTTTAATTAAGCAACTGTCATTAATCGCTGGAATTGAGGATATTGCTCTTACTACAAACGGAATATATTTACCAAAATATGCGAAAGAGTTAAAGCAAGCTGGTTTACAGCGTGTAAATATAAGCTTGGATGCTATTGAAGATGAAATATTTAAAAAAATGAACGGCAGATCTGTAGGCGTATCACCAGTTTTAAAAGGTATAGCGGCTGCTAAAAAAGAGGGTCTAATCGTAAAAGTAAATATGGTTGTTAAGAAGGGCTTAAATGATTCTCAAATTATACCGATGGCGAAATATTTTAAAAAGGAAGAGATTCCTATTCGCTATATTGAGTTTATGGATGTCGGTAGCACAAATGGCTGGAATTATGATCAAGTGGTAACGAAAAAACAAATATTTCACCAGTTAGAAGAACACTTTGAATTAGAACCAGTAGAGCAACGATATTTTGGCGAAGTAGCAACATGCTATCGCCATAAAGGCTCAAATACAGAAGTAGGATTCATTACATCTGTTTCAGAGTCATTTTGTTCCAGCTGTACAAGGGCTCGTATATCAGCAGATGGGAAAATGTACAATTGTTTATTTGCATCGAAAGGCCACGATTTTAAGAAAATATTACGTGCTAATGCATCAAGTGAAACAATTATAGAGGAAATTAAAAAGGTGTGGGGTGCGCGACATGATCGTTATTCAGATGAACGCACTGAACACTCAGCAAAAATGAGAGAAAAAATCGAAATGTCCTACATTGGCGGGTGA
- a CDS encoding Crp/Fnr family transcriptional regulator → MSVELKELLNSSEYTVKVNKGAYLFQEGMEATELYIIRSGRIQISKISADGRELTLRICRQDDIVGELTLFTDDAKYILNAKVLEDCEVAVIKKDYLETQFFQNSQLAFEFMKWMSDHFRKTQTKFRDLVLNGKKGALYSTLIRMSNSYGIKKEDGIFIDLPLTNQELANFCGTTRESVNRMLNDLRRQKKISMNKGFITILDLEFLKTEINCEECPAIICSID, encoded by the coding sequence ATGTCTGTTGAGCTAAAAGAATTGTTAAATTCCTCTGAGTACACCGTGAAAGTTAACAAGGGAGCATACCTTTTTCAAGAAGGGATGGAGGCTACAGAACTTTATATCATTCGTTCGGGAAGAATACAAATTAGTAAAATTTCTGCTGATGGACGTGAACTTACATTAAGGATATGTCGACAAGATGACATCGTAGGTGAGCTTACACTTTTTACAGATGATGCAAAATATATTCTCAATGCAAAGGTGCTAGAGGATTGTGAAGTAGCTGTCATAAAAAAAGACTACCTAGAAACGCAGTTTTTTCAAAATAGCCAACTTGCATTTGAATTTATGAAATGGATGAGTGATCACTTTCGGAAAACGCAAACAAAATTTCGTGATTTAGTTCTAAATGGAAAAAAAGGTGCACTATATTCTACTCTTATTCGTATGTCAAACAGCTATGGAATTAAGAAAGAAGATGGGATTTTTATTGACTTACCGCTTACGAATCAGGAGCTGGCAAACTTTTGTGGTACAACAAGAGAAAGTGTCAACCGAATGTTAAATGACTTGCGACGTCAAAAGAAAATATCAATGAATAAAGGATTCATTACCATTCTTGATTTAGAGTTCTTAAAAACAGAAATTAATTGCGAAGAGTGCCCTGCTATTATTTGTAGTATTGATTAA
- a CDS encoding MBL fold metallo-hydrolase has protein sequence MFTNRKVTLFACLLITSLFVLGCSKEDASSKEKSPSLQVIGHASVKIKTSDGKVIYIDPWAGDEEDYSEPADIILSTHGHYDHSDLSKVTKKDQTEIITQFYDFENNKIESDLPGKNIEVLGINISAVVAYNDHHPIDLSYGYVLEFDGLRVYHAGDTGKIDEMNLLSDKNINYALLGIDGTYDNMNAEEAMDAAIMINADRVIPIHTDEPGIYNEENVEKFEVENKLVVKPGETIQLEEKN, from the coding sequence TTGTTCACTAACCGGAAAGTTACTTTATTCGCATGTCTATTAATCACTTCTCTATTTGTATTAGGCTGTAGTAAGGAGGATGCTAGTAGCAAGGAGAAATCACCATCACTTCAAGTAATTGGCCACGCTAGTGTGAAAATTAAAACGAGCGATGGTAAAGTCATTTATATTGATCCTTGGGCAGGTGATGAGGAGGATTACTCAGAACCAGCAGATATTATTCTATCCACTCATGGACATTATGATCACAGTGATTTGTCAAAAGTAACGAAAAAAGATCAAACAGAAATTATTACACAATTTTACGATTTTGAAAATAATAAGATTGAGAGTGACTTACCCGGTAAAAACATTGAAGTATTAGGCATTAATATTAGTGCAGTTGTAGCTTATAATGATCACCACCCTATAGATTTATCCTATGGTTACGTACTAGAGTTTGATGGACTTCGGGTTTATCATGCTGGTGATACTGGTAAAATAGATGAAATGAATTTGTTGTCTGACAAAAATATAAATTATGCCTTATTAGGTATAGACGGTACATATGATAACATGAATGCAGAGGAAGCTATGGATGCAGCAATAATGATAAACGCTGATCGTGTCATTCCTATTCATACAGATGAACCTGGCATTTATAACGAAGAGAATGTTGAGAAATTCGAGGTGGAAAATAAATTAGTAGTAAAACCAGGAGAGACGATACAGTTAGAAGAGAAAAACTAG
- a CDS encoding Crp/Fnr family transcriptional regulator → MYVQMLRKINIFQDLPEQSLAFISENLKSQYFNKGEIIFSEVEEATAVFFVKSGIVRLTKGDQTGKEIVVCLKKAGDIFAEAALFSEEGTRYPATSQMLQEGEVLYLDTNHLQVELMQNPDIAVEMIRYMSRQLRSFTSIIRDIALLDVYSKTISTLDRLAKDFGIKKSKGVQIELPLTVQEFANIIGSTRESVSRVFSKLKSERMIDIEEKKIIICDWNQFSTMYKH, encoded by the coding sequence ATGTATGTCCAGATGTTACGAAAAATAAATATATTTCAAGATTTACCAGAGCAATCATTAGCCTTTATTTCGGAAAATCTTAAATCTCAATATTTTAATAAGGGGGAAATTATCTTTTCTGAAGTTGAGGAAGCTACAGCAGTTTTTTTTGTGAAATCTGGAATTGTTCGCCTCACAAAAGGAGACCAGACTGGAAAAGAAATTGTTGTTTGCTTAAAAAAAGCAGGAGATATATTCGCTGAAGCAGCGTTATTTAGCGAAGAAGGAACACGGTATCCTGCAACTTCTCAAATGCTTCAAGAGGGGGAAGTTTTATACTTAGACACGAATCATTTACAAGTTGAATTAATGCAGAACCCAGACATAGCTGTTGAAATGATTCGTTATATGAGTCGTCAGCTACGTAGCTTTACATCAATCATAAGAGATATCGCATTACTGGATGTATATAGTAAAACAATTTCAACACTTGATCGATTAGCAAAGGATTTTGGTATAAAAAAAAGTAAAGGAGTTCAAATTGAACTTCCTTTAACAGTACAGGAATTTGCAAATATAATTGGATCTACCCGTGAAAGCGTAAGTCGAGTTTTTTCAAAATTAAAAAGTGAACGTATGATTGATATTGAAGAAAAGAAAATCATCATTTGTGACTGGAATCAATTTTCGACGATGTATAAACACTAA
- a CDS encoding RNA polymerase sigma factor, giving the protein MENVAENKDKILDDYNDDFSELISKNHQRIHTYCFHMLRNVLDAEDATQEVFVKAYNNLHKITNETNLSAWLYKIAYHHCLNVIKRQRLIKFIPFQPHNEPLAHNNATMHETEFSEEISDALRELSAKERTIIILKTVQELSYTEIGQIMSSNQPAVRKCYERARKKLKRYLLANENRRIKDEEISFL; this is encoded by the coding sequence TTGGAGAACGTAGCCGAAAACAAAGACAAGATATTGGACGATTATAACGATGATTTTAGCGAATTGATTAGTAAAAATCATCAAAGGATTCATACATATTGTTTTCATATGCTTAGAAATGTCCTAGATGCTGAAGATGCTACTCAAGAAGTGTTCGTGAAGGCTTATAATAACTTGCATAAAATAACCAATGAAACCAATCTATCTGCTTGGTTATATAAAATTGCATATCATCATTGTTTGAATGTCATAAAAAGACAAAGGTTAATCAAATTTATACCATTTCAACCTCATAATGAACCGCTAGCTCATAATAATGCAACAATGCATGAAACAGAGTTTAGTGAAGAGATTTCAGATGCTTTACGAGAATTATCAGCAAAAGAACGTACAATTATTATTTTAAAAACAGTTCAGGAGCTTTCATACACAGAAATTGGGCAAATTATGAGTAGTAATCAACCCGCAGTGCGCAAATGCTATGAGCGGGCTAGGAAAAAGCTAAAAAGATATTTACTAGCAAACGAGAATAGGAGGATAAAAGATGAAGAAATTTCATTCCTTTGA
- a CDS encoding FeoB-associated Cys-rich membrane protein, whose product MVVNIVLGTLIIGYAAFMLLKSLKRSSKGKCANCSSSCQLPCAHTSTVHDEVSQAPEEHTVK is encoded by the coding sequence ATGGTAGTAAATATTGTCCTTGGAACATTGATTATCGGTTATGCGGCATTCATGCTCTTAAAATCATTAAAACGTAGCTCAAAAGGAAAATGTGCAAATTGTTCAAGTTCTTGCCAGCTTCCATGTGCTCATACTTCAACAGTACATGATGAAGTTTCACAAGCTCCAGAAGAGCATACAGTTAAATAA
- the mobB gene encoding molybdopterin-guanine dinucleotide biosynthesis protein B, with amino-acid sequence MAVVKTPVILQIVGYQNSGKTTLVERFVHESVKQGLKVGTIKHHGHGGKPKENDVGKDTYRHRQAGAVITGVEGEGTVHIHIENDETSLKQLLQMYNPFGLDIIFVEGYKQAQFPKIVLLRSIEDIHLCNELTNVLAMIKWFDHHQFDEVQYKVFNIGEQEKYIPTILQNVRRRHGQ; translated from the coding sequence ATGGCCGTGGTGAAAACACCAGTAATTTTACAAATAGTAGGGTATCAAAATAGTGGGAAAACCACTTTAGTTGAACGCTTTGTGCATGAATCAGTCAAACAAGGTTTAAAGGTTGGCACAATTAAACATCATGGTCACGGTGGCAAACCAAAGGAAAATGATGTAGGGAAAGACACATATCGTCACCGGCAAGCTGGTGCAGTCATAACTGGGGTTGAGGGGGAAGGGACTGTTCACATTCATATTGAAAATGACGAAACTTCCTTGAAGCAATTACTACAAATGTATAATCCATTTGGCCTAGACATCATTTTTGTAGAGGGATATAAACAAGCACAATTTCCGAAAATCGTTTTATTACGATCGATAGAAGATATCCATTTATGTAACGAATTAACGAACGTGTTAGCTATGATAAAATGGTTCGATCATCATCAATTTGATGAGGTTCAATATAAGGTGTTCAATATTGGTGAGCAAGAAAAATATATTCCGACGATTTTACAAAATGTGAGGAGACGACATGGACAATAA
- the feoB gene encoding ferrous iron transport protein B — protein MILSSQIALFGNPNTGKTSLFNNLTGSYEYVGNWSGVTVEKKIGILRDNQGQLIDLPGVYSLNPLSKDEEVVTNFMLTASFEKIVNIVDASQLKRNLHLTVQLLEFEKPIIIGLNMVDVAKKRGLKINAEKLADLLDVIVAPIIARTGMGCGELTANLALLNESSERVFALNYGVILEEAIQQIEDKLPDKLSISKRWLAIQYLEGNKQVESYVNQLLKPNILEKIKHQTEQMISKDAEGGTIRHYIYHIRDQFISDLIVNVMEVSETKERTTTELIDNIVTNKYFGLPLFLLFMYIIFMVTFDWLGSPLADLLDGFISGPISTLLANGLEVIGASEFIQSLVLDGIVAGVGGVLVFVPQIFILFLLISFLEDSGYLARVAVVMDRLMEAIGLNGKAFIPMIIGFGCNVPGVMAARTIEQPKERLLTILLTPLMSCSARLPVYALFAGAFFIKHQAVIVFLLYVLGIVVAMVLAKLFSSIFFKGEKSLFVMELPPYRIPQLLTLSRSTWEKGKGFLKKAGTIIFAGSVFIWLLTYFGPSGVAEQMDNSFLALIGGYIAPLFAPLGFGTWQAAASLMTGFFAKEVVVSTMNIIYYAPNTESLQGMLSQYYTPISAISFMSFVLLYVPCLATVATIKKESNSTKWTLFSVGYALVIAYVISLLIYQVGKMFL, from the coding sequence ATGATATTGTCCTCACAAATTGCACTATTCGGGAATCCTAATACAGGAAAAACATCGCTGTTTAATAATTTGACAGGATCATATGAATACGTTGGTAACTGGAGTGGGGTGACCGTTGAGAAGAAAATTGGTATTTTAAGAGATAATCAAGGCCAGCTCATTGATCTCCCAGGAGTGTATTCATTAAATCCACTTTCAAAGGATGAAGAAGTTGTCACAAATTTTATGCTTACAGCATCATTTGAAAAAATTGTTAATATTGTTGATGCTTCTCAACTAAAGCGGAATTTACACTTAACAGTGCAGTTGCTAGAGTTCGAGAAACCTATCATTATCGGTTTAAATATGGTTGATGTTGCAAAAAAAAGAGGCTTGAAGATCAATGCTGAAAAATTAGCTGACTTGCTTGATGTCATAGTAGCCCCTATTATTGCTCGAACTGGAATGGGCTGTGGAGAACTTACAGCTAATCTTGCGTTGCTAAATGAATCTAGTGAAAGGGTATTTGCATTAAATTATGGTGTTATTTTAGAAGAAGCTATTCAGCAAATTGAAGATAAACTACCAGACAAATTATCTATATCAAAACGGTGGTTAGCTATACAATATTTGGAAGGGAATAAACAAGTAGAGTCATATGTTAACCAACTTTTAAAACCAAATATACTTGAGAAAATAAAGCACCAAACGGAACAGATGATATCAAAAGATGCTGAAGGTGGAACAATACGTCATTATATCTATCATATACGTGATCAGTTTATTAGTGATTTAATAGTAAATGTAATGGAAGTGTCAGAGACAAAGGAAAGAACAACAACGGAATTAATTGATAATATAGTCACGAATAAATACTTCGGGTTACCACTATTTTTACTATTTATGTATATCATTTTTATGGTAACTTTTGATTGGCTCGGTTCACCTTTAGCGGATTTGTTGGATGGCTTTATATCAGGACCAATATCAACATTGTTAGCAAATGGACTTGAGGTTATAGGTGCTTCGGAGTTTATTCAATCGCTAGTACTTGATGGCATTGTGGCAGGGGTTGGTGGAGTATTAGTATTTGTACCACAAATTTTTATCTTGTTTCTATTAATCTCATTCCTTGAAGATTCAGGATATTTGGCGAGAGTAGCTGTCGTGATGGATAGATTAATGGAGGCAATTGGCTTAAATGGAAAGGCATTTATTCCTATGATTATAGGTTTCGGATGTAATGTTCCAGGTGTTATGGCAGCTAGAACAATTGAGCAACCGAAAGAGCGTTTGTTAACAATATTATTAACGCCTTTAATGTCTTGCTCCGCAAGATTACCTGTATATGCGTTGTTTGCAGGAGCATTCTTTATTAAACATCAAGCTGTCATCGTATTTTTATTGTATGTATTAGGAATTGTTGTTGCGATGGTGCTAGCAAAATTGTTCTCTAGTATATTTTTCAAAGGAGAAAAATCACTGTTCGTCATGGAACTACCTCCTTATCGCATCCCTCAATTGTTAACATTGTCACGTAGTACGTGGGAGAAGGGAAAGGGATTTTTGAAAAAAGCAGGAACAATCATTTTTGCAGGTTCTGTTTTTATTTGGTTGTTAACATACTTTGGACCAAGTGGTGTCGCTGAACAAATGGATAATAGCTTTTTAGCTTTAATAGGTGGTTATATAGCTCCTTTATTTGCCCCTTTAGGATTTGGCACATGGCAAGCTGCCGCTTCGTTGATGACAGGTTTTTTTGCAAAAGAAGTTGTCGTATCGACGATGAATATTATTTACTATGCGCCTAACACAGAATCTTTACAAGGAATGTTATCACAATATTATACACCAATCTCCGCTATTAGCTTTATGTCATTTGTCCTTTTATACGTACCTTGTCTTGCAACAGTAGCTACGATAAAAAAAGAATCGAATTCGACGAAATGGACACTTTTTTCAGTTGGATATGCCCTAGTAATTGCTTATGTAATTTCTTTACTTATTTATCAAGTCGGAAAAATGTTTTTATAG
- the glp gene encoding gephyrin-like molybdotransferase Glp, which produces MVEKRQLTPVSEAVSKVMAHAKHGEIEKVSIDDCYGRFLAETIVADHDVPHFDRSAFDGFAIRAVDSIHANQHNLIEFEVVEEIGAGQVASETLTEGQAIRIMTGARMPSTANAIVMLELTKQYERDGKKYMSIKRPFKEGDNVSFKGEDTKKGTVLVEKGHFINPGIKALLATFGYSTVKVGKKPKVGVFATGSELLDVDMPLEPGKIRNSNSYMICDQIERCGGEAVYLGKLMDDFQSCYEAMKNALQHVDILITTGGVSVGDFDYIQEIYNKLGAELLFNKISMRPGSVTSVAQLNGQLLFGLSGNPSACYVGFELYARPIIRSLLFSARPHLQKIQATLNEDFPKANPFTRFVRSKLSYHEGKVFVAPSGLDKSNVVVSLASTNALMMLPGGTRGFQKGMLVDVLLLEDQEGCQWPW; this is translated from the coding sequence ATGGTGGAAAAAAGACAATTAACACCAGTATCAGAAGCTGTTAGCAAGGTTATGGCACATGCTAAGCATGGTGAAATAGAAAAAGTATCAATAGATGATTGCTATGGTCGTTTTCTTGCAGAAACGATTGTTGCAGATCACGATGTACCACACTTTGATCGCTCTGCTTTTGACGGCTTTGCGATACGTGCAGTAGATTCCATACATGCGAATCAACATAATCTTATTGAATTTGAAGTGGTTGAAGAAATAGGTGCTGGGCAGGTAGCATCAGAGACATTAACAGAAGGTCAAGCGATACGAATTATGACAGGAGCGCGAATGCCTTCGACTGCAAACGCGATTGTAATGCTCGAATTAACAAAGCAATACGAACGTGATGGAAAAAAGTATATGTCTATTAAGCGACCTTTTAAAGAAGGTGATAACGTTTCTTTTAAAGGTGAAGACACAAAAAAAGGTACTGTATTAGTTGAAAAAGGACATTTTATAAATCCAGGTATAAAAGCGTTATTAGCTACATTTGGTTATAGTACTGTAAAAGTAGGAAAAAAACCAAAAGTAGGTGTGTTTGCAACAGGGTCAGAACTACTTGATGTAGATATGCCTCTAGAGCCAGGAAAAATACGAAATAGTAATTCCTACATGATTTGCGATCAAATAGAACGTTGTGGTGGAGAGGCCGTTTATCTTGGAAAGCTCATGGATGATTTTCAATCATGTTACGAGGCGATGAAAAATGCACTTCAACATGTTGATATTCTTATTACCACAGGCGGTGTTTCTGTAGGAGACTTTGATTACATACAAGAAATTTATAACAAGCTAGGAGCTGAACTCCTTTTCAACAAAATTTCAATGCGACCGGGCAGTGTGACTTCAGTTGCACAGTTAAATGGTCAGCTATTATTTGGCTTATCTGGGAATCCATCAGCCTGTTATGTTGGTTTTGAACTATATGCTCGTCCAATCATAAGGAGCCTATTATTTTCAGCACGTCCACACCTTCAAAAAATTCAAGCTACGCTTAATGAAGACTTCCCTAAAGCTAATCCTTTCACGAGATTTGTAAGGAGTAAGTTGTCATACCATGAAGGAAAAGTTTTTGTAGCGCCGAGTGGTTTAGATAAATCAAATGTAGTTGTTTCTTTAGCTTCTACGAATGCGTTAATGATGTTACCAGGTGGCACTAGAGGATTTCAAAAAGGAATGCTGGTAGACGTGTTGTTACTTGAAGATCAAGAAGGTTGTCAATGGCCGTGGTGA